The sequence below is a genomic window from Mercenaria mercenaria strain notata chromosome 14, MADL_Memer_1, whole genome shotgun sequence.
TCTCTCACACGAACTTTATGAACACCATTCTGATAAtttggtataatacagctatatagTAAGATGACAGTTTGAAAATTTAGGACCTCCATGAATTACTGTACTTTCGCaattcatatttaaatttactCATCCCATCGTTTATAgtgtagttttaaaattaaagtcatAGATAAATAATTATCTTACACTGTAGGAAAAACCTTTTGGTCAAACTAAAAACCTAATGCATCaaatactgtgcatactgctacagTCATtcaataaaattgttagaaattaAACACATTATCTTCGCTTGATATATGTCACTGTctatttgtaactaaatactttaTATGCAAGTCATGTATAATTACAGTCATGGAAATATATTTTGTGGCGTGTTTTAAGTTTATCCAGTACCCAAATTTAACGTTATATGACCCAGTGAGATAACACAAATTAATCAATACATAGAGCAATGACACCTGAGTAGTTAAATGTTCTGAATACATTCATAAGGATACATAGCAAACGAGAGAAGAggtatatatttaaatagttttgaTAATCACTTTTAAATTTTAGACAAACAAGAAATACTTTATATTGACTTTATATCATCACGTTCAGGTTAGTAAAAGACTCATTTTGATGTTATAAATACCATTAAATCTATTTACTTCACGTCAACAAAATAACCTACAAGTGTTTAAGCCGATAACAGTGTTTCACATTTAGACGGAGTTGATATTGATTGCGTCTTTAAGCTAACATGGTTATCATTTAAACcaagatatatattatattaaataaatcATATCTGTTTCCAAAATCATGTAAAATAGAATAGTTGTTAAAAGGTGTATTTAGTTCATGTGTTCACAACAAATTGGGAAAGTTATATGAGAAATTTAAATCACAGTAACCTCAAAGTTTACAGCAAGATAAATGCACCTTTTTCATCCCTAATTAACGTATATCTGTACGCGTATTTCAGCAAACATGTCAGTATTTAGGCAAGATGACGGACGTGGTCATGGTATAACATACTTGGATAATGACGGCTATATCACTTGTACATTCGGAAAACCAGAAGAAACAGCAAATAGAGTTAGAGAAATGGTTAATTTCAATTGTCGACCGGATGACGTTTTTATATGTGCTCCAGTAAAATCAGGTTGGTCACGTATAGTACAAACCGTCTAGTGAAGAATTCCTGTAAgaaactaaaatattaaaataagaaactttattttatttaggATTTTGACGCAAAACCTGACAATTTATTACACGTTTTTATGTGTGTGTATTTCTATTTGAGCCCGTCTCAAAATTTTACTACATAGTGATTTTTCTCATAACATTTCGCATAACCCTATGTCgcttaaattttgatttttttaagtggATGGTCATATTATCTTAGCAAAAGAAACATGGATTCATTCAAATCAGCTAGAGTTATAAATCATTTAATGACcagtatttaacaaaatttatatataaaccaAGTGAAATAATCAATTGATTAAATCAtattaataccacagtcacacatacggcgcggatagctacgtctagccacggatagaaacgtagtaatccgtatcgatccgtatcgaCCCGTACCTGTGCCGTACCTTAttgtagtaacccgtatcaatccgtaccagtccgtacggctcaggtacgggtcgatacggattactatccgtagctaaacgtagctattcgcgccgtatgtgtgactgtggtataagaAGGCAAAACTTGTTTAATTCTGAAGAAAAAGTAATTTGcgttttctataaatatttaaatgttgatcAAAAATTGAATTTATGCAAAGAACGAGACGTTCTTATGAAATTGCGTTAAgtctataattattttattaattatataatttatctatAGGTATATCATATGCCCTTCTTAAATGCGTCCATTTGAATgtcccatatttcatacatataagaaaaagtgttATCAcatgtcattatcacttttgcaggtcaatatcgctttttttcggacccgcgcgtgcattcatttcgaccaatcaaattagtgcatttgagaagggtatataatatacggttttaattttattacaaatatatcttGATGTAACATAACATTTGATTACATGTTTTTCGACATTAAAATCGTGTTCTATCTACTTACATGTAATATGGTTCCAGGTACACACTGGACTTGGGAAATGATATCTATGATGTACACACAAAAAGCTGAAACCATTCCTAAAAGCAAGATTGAGCATATGATAGAAGCTTCGCAGTGGGAAGAAATAGAAAATTTGACATCGCCCAGGGTAAATTAACCTACCTTTTCTAACACCATTAAGATATTGTAAACGAAATATGTCAAAACATTATATTCCTAGTTAAAACAGTACGGCTGTAGAAGTTAAATCTTTCAATACTTTCAGATGAACTAAACGCCAACattattatacttatttaattagTAATACGGATTAGTTGGCTAAAACCAATAACTTGTGCGTTTACTATCTAACCCAATAATGTGCCTATTTCAGATACTAAATACACATTTGCATTATAATCGTTTGCCAAAACAAGTAAAAGAAAAAGGTTGCAAAATTGTATATGTGCTTAGAAACCCAAAAGACGTGTCAGTTTCATTGTATAACCATACTGTGGGTATAGAACCATATGGATATAAAGGCAAATGGGAACATTTTCTGCCTCTATTTGTACATGGAAAAAGTAAGTTATTTTA
It includes:
- the LOC123527120 gene encoding sulfotransferase 1B1-like, whose protein sequence is MSVFRQDDGRGHGITYLDNDGYITCTFGKPEETANRVREMVNFNCRPDDVFICAPVKSGTHWTWEMISMMYTQKAETIPKSKIEHMIEASQWEEIENLTSPRILNTHLHYNRLPKQVKEKGCKIVYVLRNPKDVSVSLYNHTVGIEPYGYKGKWEHFLPLFVHGKTEYNSWFEYVLEWEDIMASNPELPVHLIYYEDLKENTLQEVHRLGKFLGVENKDGLFEAISEKCQFDNMVKDKKQYLAPNGAFLGAGFTFYRKGDIGDWKNWFTVAQNEIFDEIYSNKMKDSKHKFRYSRKVKN